The genomic segment GAGCACGTCCAGCGGCCAGTGATAGCCGCGCAGCACGAGGCCGATGCCCGTCGCCACCGTCACCATGACGGCGACGGGCATCGGCGCTTTCCGTACGGCCCGGACGAGAACGGCCCGGACGCGAACGGCCCGGAAGGGAACGGCCCACCGGACGGGAACGGCCCTGGGCGCTCCCACGTGGGGCAGGGCCCGCGGCGGGGTACGGGGAGCGGGGTCCGGCGGGGTGCGGAGCACGGCGCGGATCAGCAGGGCCGCACCGCAGTACGCCACGGCGGCGGTCGCGGTGTGTCCGGACGGGTAGTATCCGGTGGCCTCCGTCAGCGGTCCCGACCGGGCGAAGGCGGCCTTCAGCGGGACGAGCACGGCGGGTACCGCGACCATGGCGAGGGCGGCGTACACCGGCGCGCGGCGCGCTCCGCGCCACAGCGCGTACCCGATCGCACCCACCAGGACGGGCAGGGCGACCTGGACGTCGCCGAGATCGGCGAGGAATTCCGTCAACCGGCCGGGGCCGTGCCCGACGACGGCCCGCCCGGCCCGCTCGTCGGCCGCGCGCAACGGACCGTCGGTCGCGATCTCCGCGCTGACGAGGGCGAACAGGCCGAGCAGGGCCACGAACACGGCGGGTGCGAGGAATCCGGGACGATGTCCCGGCCCCGTGCGGCGCCCGGGACGACGCCACGGGCGGAAAGAAGTCGGCCGCCCCGGAACAGGGGGGGTGGTTCCGGGACGGCAGACTCGACCGGCGTGCCGCGCGCCCCGGGGGGTGTGGGGCGCGCGGCTGCCCGATCGGTGAGGAGTTCCGGAGTCCGAGGCTCCGGCGGTGTGCGCGAAGGCACGTCCGGGGCGGTGCCGGGAAGGCGCCGGCCCGGTGACGTCCGCGATGTCCTGCGGACGGGGTGTCTCTCTCATCTGCGTAAACCGTAACGCCGTACGGGGAGGCACGACAGCCGGAAGGCGATCCCGCCATCGGGCTCCCACACGTTCTTCACAGGCCGTACCCGGATCGCGGCCGGCGGGGCGGCTTCCGGCTTCTCGGGCGAGGCCGGTGAGCGGAAGGTGTCCGGGGGTGCGGGATGCGTCGCCCCCGGTCCCGTGCCGGCTCAGACTTGGGCGAAGGCGCCCTCGATGATGTCGAGCCCTTCGTTCAGCAGCTCCTCGCCGATCACCAGTGGCGGCAGGAAGCGCAGCACATTGCCGTACGTGCCACAGGTGAGGACGAGCAGCCCCGCGGCGTGGCAGGCCTTCGCCAGCGCCGCGGTGGCCTCCGGTGCCGGGTCCTTCGTGCCGGGCTTCACCAGCTCGATGGCGATCATGGCGCCCCGGCCGCGGATGTCGCCGATGAGGTCGCCGTTGGGCAGCTTGGCCCGCATCTCGGCGAGACGGTCCTTCATGACCTCCTCGACGCGCTTCGCCCGCGCGTTGAGATCCAGCTCGCGCATGGTCTCGATCGCGCCGAGCGCCCCGGCGCACGCGACCGGGTTCCCGCCGTAGGTGCCTCCCAGACCGCCGGAGTGCGCCGCGTCCATGATCTCGGCGCGTCCGGTCACGGCGGAAAGCGGCAGACCGCCCGCGATGCCCTTCGCCGTCGTGATCAGGTCCGGGACGATGCCCTCGTCCTCGCAGGCGAACCACTGGCCGGTGCGGCAGAAGCCGGACTGGATCTCGTCCGCGACGAAGACGATGCCGTTCTCCCGGGCGAACCGGGCGATCTCCGGCAGGAAGCCCTTCGCCGGCTCGATGAACCCGCCCTCGCCGAGGACCGGCTCGATGATGATCGCCGCGACGTTCTCGGCCCCGATCTGCTTGCTGATCTGCTCGATCGCCTGGGCGGACGCCTCGGCACCGGCGTTCTCCGCACCGGTCGGCCAGCGGTAGCCGTACGCCACGGGCACCCGGTACACCTCCGGCGCGAACGGGCCGAAGCCCTGCTTGTACGGCATGTTCTTGGCCGTCAGCGCCATCGTGAGGTTGGTCCGGCCGTGGTAGCCGTGGTCGAAGACGACCACCGCCGTTCGCCCGGTGTGGACGCGGGCGATCTTCACCGCGTTCTCGACGGCCTCGGCGCCCGAGTTGAACAGGGCGGACTTCTTGGCGTGGTCGCCCGGGGTCAGCTCGGCCAGCTGCTCGCAGACCTCCACGTATCCCTCGTACGGAGTGACCATGAAACAGGTGTGCGTAAAGTCGGCGAGCTGGGCGGAGGCCCGGCGCACGACGGCCTCGGCGGAGGCGCCGACCGAGGTCACGGCGATACCGGAACCGAAGTCGATCAGACGGTTGCCGTCCACGTCCTCGACGATGCCGCCACCGGCACGGGCGACGAACACCGGCAGGGTGGACCCCACCCCGGCGGCGACCGTCGCGACGCGGCGGGCCTGGAGCTCGGCCGACTTCGGGCCGGGGATGGCGGTG from the Streptomyces sp. AM 4-1-1 genome contains:
- a CDS encoding phosphatase PAP2 family protein, whose product is MFVALLGLFALVSAEIATDGPLRAADERAGRAVVGHGPGRLTEFLADLGDVQVALPVLVGAIGYALWRGARRAPVYAALAMVAVPAVLVPLKAAFARSGPLTEATGYYPSGHTATAAVAYCGAALLIRAVLRTPPDPAPRTPPRALPHVGAPRAVPVRWAVPFRAVRVRAVLVRAVRKAPMPVAVMVTVATGIGLVLRGYHWPLDVLGSWCLSGLLLFPLGCRARREGRAQLPK
- the gabT gene encoding 4-aminobutyrate--2-oxoglutarate transaminase yields the protein MTAVPQERRLVTAIPGPKSAELQARRVATVAAGVGSTLPVFVARAGGGIVEDVDGNRLIDFGSGIAVTSVGASAEAVVRRASAQLADFTHTCFMVTPYEGYVEVCEQLAELTPGDHAKKSALFNSGAEAVENAVKIARVHTGRTAVVVFDHGYHGRTNLTMALTAKNMPYKQGFGPFAPEVYRVPVAYGYRWPTGAENAGAEASAQAIEQISKQIGAENVAAIIIEPVLGEGGFIEPAKGFLPEIARFARENGIVFVADEIQSGFCRTGQWFACEDEGIVPDLITTAKGIAGGLPLSAVTGRAEIMDAAHSGGLGGTYGGNPVACAGALGAIETMRELDLNARAKRVEEVMKDRLAEMRAKLPNGDLIGDIRGRGAMIAIELVKPGTKDPAPEATAALAKACHAAGLLVLTCGTYGNVLRFLPPLVIGEELLNEGLDIIEGAFAQV